Proteins from one Triticum aestivum cultivar Chinese Spring chromosome 7A, IWGSC CS RefSeq v2.1, whole genome shotgun sequence genomic window:
- the LOC123150892 gene encoding receptor-like protein kinase 7, with translation MQLWSRPAKTLPIELNGQAIVDSLTEINKRRVWASRMVRDDELYIVHVQGIAGVSLPTTLVVKKFQNENPALQVDGNVTYRYKSEMILLASNSHDNIIKVVDLIQWEDAIMLVYEYPVNGSLQSWLHQPMDVVRTLSWPQRRVIAIGMAKGIYHMHYRCKKPIIHHNINSNNILLDQNFKPVIASFDAAQMNMAGLDQPLPIAGLPLGNFGYSAPEYGVAARELTEKVDTYSFGVFMLELVTGRMANEAGADGHLATWARNNFTKLMANQQEMFQSAVDRDIPDQAPYMEEMATVFMLGVDCTVGNPQQRPSMRMALKRLRHGCGRGPFRGLLTCYLL, from the exons ATGCAGCTCTGGAGCCGTCCTGCCAAGACACTGCCTATTGAGCTCAATGGACAAGCCATAGTAGACAGCCTTACTGAAATTAATAAGAGAAGGGTGTGGGCTAGTAGAATGGTAAGGGATGACGAACTGTACATAGTACACGTTCAGGGCATTGCTGGCGTCAGTCTCCCGACTACGCTGGTCGTCAAGAAGTTCCAGAATGAGAACCCAGCACTGCAGGTGGACGGCAATGTCACGTACCGCTACAAGTCGGAGATGATCCTCTTAGCCAGCAATTCTCACGACAACATCATCAAAGTCGTAGACCTCATCCAGTGGGAAGACGCCATCATGCTTGTCTATGAGTATCCGGTGAATGGCAGCCTTCAATCCTGGCTGCACCAACCCATGGATGTTGTTCGGACGCTGAGCTGGCCACAGAGGAGGGTCATTGCCATCGGCATGGCCAAAGGGATCTACCACATGCATTACAGATGCAAAAAGCCGATTATCCACCACAACATCAACTCGAACAACATCTTGCTTGATCAGAATTTCAAGCCCGTGATAGCCAGTTTTGACGCTGCACAGATGAACATGGCCGGGCTCGACCAACCGTTGCCAATTGCGGGCCTGCCTCTAGGGAACTTTGGTTACTCAGCTCCAG AATATGGGGTCGCAGCAAGGGAGCTGACGGAGAAGGTTGACACATACAGCTTTGGGGTGTTCATGCTGGAGCTCGTCACGGGGCGGATGGCCAATGAAGCTGGAGCGGATGGTCATTTGGCGACTTGGGCGCGAAACAACTTCACTAAACTGATGGCAAACCAACAGGAAATGTTCCAGAGTGCCGTGGACAGGGACATCCCAGATCAAGCGCCGTACATGGAGGAGATGGCAACTGTGTTCATGCTGGGCGTGGATTGCACCGTTGGGAATCCGCAGCAAAGGCCGTCCATGCGGATGGCTCTCAAACGACTCCGCCACGGCTGTGGGCGTGGCCCATTCCGTGGACTCCTCACCTGCTATCTGCTGTGA